From a single Camarhynchus parvulus chromosome 20, STF_HiC, whole genome shotgun sequence genomic region:
- the C20H20orf204 gene encoding uncharacterized protein C20orf204 homolog → MPRRIVVSQRGRRCSIAKILRQYRAVIFHELQNLRNLTGSVYRSGRAGPACRSDKDQKILLSIYNISMSLREAGAGTLQGPEELAVWRVARNTNTVLRENCRKISKGPARTAPAPRRPPARRRQQRLRDIGRKAERLATCWEKLNALHDPRQSSWDS, encoded by the exons ATGCCCCGTAGAATTGTAGTTTCCCAAAG aggcaggaggtgcagcATCGCCAAGATCCTGCGGCAGTACCGTGCAGTCATCTTCCATGAGCTCCAGAACCTG AGGAACCTGACTGGGTCGGTGTACAGGAGCGGGAGGGCCGGGCCCGCTTGCCGTTCGGACAAG GACCAGAAGATCCTGCTGTCCATCTACAACATCAGCATGTCCCTGCGGGAGGCGGGGGCCGGCACCCTGCAGGGCCCCGAGGAGCTGGCGGTCTGGAGGGTGGCCAGGAACACCAACACTGTGCTCCGGGAGAACTGCAGGAAAATCAGCAAG GGCCCGGCGCGcaccgccccggccccgcggcggccGCCGGCCCGCAGGAGGCAGCAGCGGCTGCGGGACATCGGCAGGAAGGCGGAGAGGCTGGCGACCTGCTGGGAGAAGCTCAACGCCCTGCACGATCCCCGCCAAAGCTCCTGGGACTCGTAG